One segment of Tenrec ecaudatus isolate mTenEca1 chromosome 1, mTenEca1.hap1, whole genome shotgun sequence DNA contains the following:
- the LOC142440771 gene encoding olfactory receptor 7E178-like, producing the protein MESQNITQIPKFLLLGLSDDPNLQHPLFGMFLFMYTVTVCGNLLIIMIVSSNGHLHTPMYFFLANLSLADIGFTSTAIPKMLHDIYTTQKTISYAECLTQLTLFNFFGCMDSMLITAMAYDRFVAICHPLHYSVIMNPRLCGLLLLASSFFSVLDSQLHYFMVSQLIFCGDVEIPSFFCDPPLLLNLACSDTSSYSILAYCIGGIFAGVPALWILFSYARIVSSVLRVSSSGGKYKAFSTCASHLSVVCLFYGTGLGVYISSAVIFSHRSGAVASVMYILVTPMLNPFIYSLRNKDIKRALKKLLSRTTYM; encoded by the coding sequence ATGGAATCACAGAATATAACACAGATCCCTAAATTCCTTCTCCTGGGCCTCTCAGATGATCCAAATCTGCAGCACCCCCTCTTTGGAATGTTCTTATTCATGTATACTGTCACTGTGTGTGGGAATCTGCTGATTATCATGATTGTAAGCTCTAACGGACACCTCCACACCcccatgtatttcttccttgcCAACTTGTCCCTGGCTGACATTGGTTTCACTTCCACCGCAATACCGAAGATGCTTCATGACATCTATACAACCCAGAAAACCATCTCCTATGCTGAATGCCTGACTCAGTTAACGTTGTTTAATTTctttggatgtatggatagtatgCTGATCACTGCCATGGCCTATGACCGGTTTGTGGCCATTTGTCACCCCCTGCACTACTCAGTCATTATGAACCCCCGCCTATGTGGTCTGCTGCTTCTAGCATCTTCTTTTTTTAGCGTTTTGGACTCCCAACTGCACTATTTTATGGTGTCCCAACTTATCTTTTGTGGAGATGTAGAAATCCCTAGTTTCTTCTGTGACCCTCCACTTCTCCTCAACCTGGCCTGTTCTGACACATCCAGCTacagtatattagcatattgcatCGGTGGCATCTTTGCTGGTGTTCCAGCCTTGTGGATCCTCTTCTCTTATGCACGAATTGTTTCCTCTGTCCTAAGAGTGTCATCATCAGGTGGGAAGTACaaagccttttccacctgtgCCTCTCACCTCTCTGTTGTTTGCTTATTTTATGGAACAGGTCTTGGGGTGTACATCAGTTCAGCTGTCATATTTTCTCACAGGAGTGGTGCAGTGGCCTCAGTGATGTACATCCTTGTTACCCCCATGCTGAATCCCTTCATCTATAGCCTGAGGAACAAGGATATAAAGAGGGCCCTGAAGAAGCTCCTCAGCAGAACAACTTATATGTGA